Sequence from the Fusobacterium periodonticum 1_1_41FAA genome:
CACAGTGATGACTATGGAAGTGAATTAGAAACTAATATAGGAACTATCTATCATAAAACAGTTAAAGATGCTTTAATGATAAATCAAATAAGAGATACATTATTAGTAAATCCTTACATCATAGAGTGTTATAACTTTGAAATTTCTAATGAAGAAGAATATGTTCCGCAGATAACCTTTAATGTAAGAACTATATATGGAGAACTAGAGATGGAGGTGTAAATGAAAGATAAAATAGAATTAAGAAATAATTTCTTAGATAATCTTAAAAACCCACTTTCAAAAATGGAAGGGACTTATAACTTTGATATTGCTGCAACATTTGGAATTACAGCAGAAGAAGTTTATAAAGAATTAGAGTTCTGGGAGAAACAAACATTCATAGATACAGCTACAGAAGATGAATACGTTGATAAACATGCTCTAATGTTTGGAGTAAAAAGAAGAGTTGGAACTAAGGCAAAAGGTATTTTAAAAATAACAGGAAAAGCAAACTCTATCATAGAAGAAAATACAATATTTCTAAATAGAGATGGTATAAAATATAAATCTTTAAGAAAAGAATATCTTAGCACGGCTGGAGTTGCAGAGATAGAAATAGAATGCTTATCAGAAGGAAAAATAGGTAATGCTGCAATAGGAGAAATTACAACTTTTGAAATTCAAAATAGCAATATCTACAGTGTTACGAACGAAAAAGAAATTATCAATGGGTACGATAAAGAACCTAATTCTGTACTAGTCGAAAGAGCTAAAGAAAAAGCTACAAGATCTGCTCATAGTGGAAACATCTATGATTATGAACAATGGGCAAAACAAGTTGATGGAGTTGGAAAAGTATTAGTAAAACCTCTTTGGAATGGAAATGGAACTGTTAAAGTTCTGATTGCTAACTATAATAATGATATTGCAGATTCATCTCTAATTCAAAAAGTTAGAGAAAGAATACAAAGCGATGATGGAAGACCAGTTGGGGCTGATGTTACTGTTGACAGTTTTACTGCTAAAAATATAAATGTGAGTATACAACTTATATTGAAAGCAGGTTTTTCCATATCTGATGTAAAAGAAAAGATTGAATCTCTTTTGAAAGCTGTTATAAAAACTGGAAATGCTACATTTGAAAAAGCTAATAAATCTATATTATCTATTAATCGTTTAGAGAAAGCTATTTTGGAAATAGAGGGAATAAATGATAACTTTGTAAAAGTAAACAATTCTAATTCTAACTTAGAAATAGCAGAAGATGAAATATTGATAGTTGGGACAGTGGTTATAAATGAGTGATAGATTAATAAAAAAAGTTTCAAAAATAGCTAGAAATACCTTACAAGAAGATTTAATAAGAACACTAGATTTAATCTGTGAATATGCTAAAAATGATATACAAAAATATAAGGAGCTATTATTTATAGCTTTTTTTAATGAGCAACAAGTGGCTAATTATGAAAGGTTTATGGAATTAGACTATAAGAATGGTTGGAGTCTACAGGATAGAAAAGATAGAATTATCTATACTTTACTATCTAAAAATATCTTTACAACTCATGTTTTAAAAGAACAAGCTAAGATATTCACAAATGGAGAAATTGAAGTTATTGAAAATTACAATGATTATTCTTTCATAATAAAATTTACATCAGTAGTCGGAATACCATCTAATTTGGATAACTTTAAAAACTTTATTCATATTAATAAACCAGCTCATTTGAATTTTAGTATTGAATTTAGATACAACACACATAACCAAGTGGCCTATCTAGTTCACAATATCTTGAAATCTAAAACTCACAAACAGATTTATGATACTAGACTTTATAATGATGCTGATGTTATTGGAAAGTATCACAAACATATTGAGTTAAGTTCTATGAAACATACATCTTTAAAAACTATAAAAAATAGGAATATTTATGACGAAAGGAGATAAAAAATGGCAGAATATACTAAGCATTTGAGATTAATTAAACCCGGGGGAAATGATTATTATAATATAGACGATTTTAATCAAAACTCAGAGTTGATTGATAAAGAAACAGAGAAATTAAATAATGCTGTTACTAAAATACAAGAAGGAGCAACGAGAGAAAAAGCAGGGATAGTACAATATGGAACCACTGAAGGAAAAGCTCTCGAAGGTATGATGCTAGCTAGAATGTTTGGATGTGTTGGGTATGGTGGAGATATACAAGAGACAGGAGTAAAAGATGTAAACTACATCTACTATGATAGAAACACAAGAAAAATGTATAAGTGTTTAAATCAAAATTCAGATGTATCTGCAAATGTGACTAATTTTATTCCATTAGATAATAATAGCCTTTTGGATAGATTGGAAAATCTCGACAGAAATCTTTTATACAAAATAGATAGATGGAGCCCAAAAGATGAAGATGAATTAGTAAAAACTGGTATTTTCCAAATTAAAGCAACTACATCTAAATTAAAACGAGGTTTTTGTGGCTCTCAATGCTTTGTATTAGTATTTAACACTTCTGTAAATGGAGATGATTATGTGACCCAAATAGCATTTTCTTACTATGATACTTTTTCTATTGCTATCAGAACAAGAAATGGAGGCACTAAACA
This genomic interval carries:
- a CDS encoding putative phage tail protein codes for the protein MSDRLIKKVSKIARNTLQEDLIRTLDLICEYAKNDIQKYKELLFIAFFNEQQVANYERFMELDYKNGWSLQDRKDRIIYTLLSKNIFTTHVLKEQAKIFTNGEIEVIENYNDYSFIIKFTSVVGIPSNLDNFKNFIHINKPAHLNFSIEFRYNTHNQVAYLVHNILKSKTHKQIYDTRLYNDADVIGKYHKHIELSSMKHTSLKTIKNRNIYDERR
- a CDS encoding pyocin knob domain-containing protein: MAEYTKHLRLIKPGGNDYYNIDDFNQNSELIDKETEKLNNAVTKIQEGATREKAGIVQYGTTEGKALEGMMLARMFGCVGYGGDIQETGVKDVNYIYYDRNTRKMYKCLNQNSDVSANVTNFIPLDNNSLLDRLENLDRNLLYKIDRWSPKDEDELVKTGIFQIKATTSKLKRGFCGSQCFVLVFNTSVNGDDYVTQIAFSYYDTFSIAIRTRNGGTKQWAPWRYLSAN
- a CDS encoding baseplate J/gp47 family protein; translation: MKDKIELRNNFLDNLKNPLSKMEGTYNFDIAATFGITAEEVYKELEFWEKQTFIDTATEDEYVDKHALMFGVKRRVGTKAKGILKITGKANSIIEENTIFLNRDGIKYKSLRKEYLSTAGVAEIEIECLSEGKIGNAAIGEITTFEIQNSNIYSVTNEKEIINGYDKEPNSVLVERAKEKATRSAHSGNIYDYEQWAKQVDGVGKVLVKPLWNGNGTVKVLIANYNNDIADSSLIQKVRERIQSDDGRPVGADVTVDSFTAKNINVSIQLILKAGFSISDVKEKIESLLKAVIKTGNATFEKANKSILSINRLEKAILEIEGINDNFVKVNNSNSNLEIAEDEILIVGTVVINE
- a CDS encoding DUF2634 domain-containing protein; its protein translation is MEKDFNIFLKKAETEVEEMAIFKEYAIDFRTGEYIKEGNDIKVLEENEALKVWIFKALKTERFRYTDVHSDDYGSELETNIGTIYHKTVKDALMINQIRDTLLVNPYIIECYNFEISNEEEYVPQITFNVRTIYGELEMEV